A single genomic interval of Syngnathoides biaculeatus isolate LvHL_M chromosome 1, ASM1980259v1, whole genome shotgun sequence harbors:
- the atp6v1c1b gene encoding V-type proton ATPase subunit C 1-B, producing MTEFWLISAPGEKTCQQTWDKLMVATTRANNLSANTKFNIPDLKVGTLDVLVGLSDELAKLDTFVESVVKKVAQYMADVLEDSRDKVQENLLANGLDLVTYITRFQWDMAKYPIKQSLKNISEIISKQATQIDNDLKARASAYNNLKGNLQNLERKNAGSLLTRSLADIVKKDDFVLDSEYLVTMLVVVPKTSFVDWQKTYETLAEMVVPRSTKLLFEDNDSGLFSVTLFRKAVDDFKHKARENKFTVRDFQYNEEEMKADKEEMTRLSTDKKKQFGPLVRWLKVNFSEAFIAWIHIKALRVFVESVLRYGLPVNFQAMLLQPNKKNMKKLREVLYDLYKHLDSSAAIIDASMDIPGLNLSQQEYYPYVYYKIDCNLLDFKV from the exons ATGACGGAGTTCTGGTTGATTTCGGCGCCGGGTGAGAAGACGTGTCAACAGACGTGGGACAAGCTGATGGTGGCCACCACGCGCGCCAACAACCTCTCCGCTAACACCAAGTTCAACATCCCTGACCTCAAG GTGGGCACGCTGGACGTCCTGGTGGGTCTGTCGGACGAGCTGGCCAAGCTGGACACGTTTGTGGAAAG CGTGGTGAAGAAAGTGGCTCAGTACATGGCCGACGTCCTGGAGGACAGCCGGGACAAAGTTCAGGAGAACCTGCTGGCCAACGGAC TGGACCTGGTCACTTACATCACCCGGTTCCAGTGGGACATGGCCAAGTATCCCATCAAGCAGTCGCTGAAGAACATCTCCGAGATCATCTCCAAG CAAGCGACGCAGATCGACAACGACCTGAAGGCCCGGGCGTCGGCGTACAACAACCTGAAGGGGAACCTGCAGAACCTGGAGCGGAAGAACGC GGGGAGCTTGCTGACCAGGAGCCTGGCCGACATCgtgaagaaagacgacttcgtGCTGGACTCGGAGTACCTGGTCACCATGCTGGTGGTTGTTCCCAA gacgAGCTTCGTGGACTGGCAGAAGACGTACGAAACCCTGGCGGAGATGGTGGTGCCGCGTTCCACAAA GTTGCTGTTCGAGGACAACGACAGCGGCCTGTTCAGCGTCACGCTCTTCCGGAAGGCCGTGGACGACTTCAAGCACAAGGCCAGGGAGAACAA GTTCACCGTGCGTGACTTCCAGTACAACGAAGAGGAGATGAAGGCCGACAAGGAGGAGATGACGCGCTTGTCCACCGACAAGAAGAAGCAGTTT GGCCCTCTGGTGCGGTGGCTCAAAGTCAACTTCAGCGAGGCCTTCATCGCGTGGATCCACATCAAAGCGCTGCGTGTTTTCGTGGAGTCGGTCCTCAG GTACGGTCTTCCGGTGAACTTCCAGGCCATGCTGCTGCAGCCCAACAAGAAGAACATGAAGAAGCTGCGGGAGGTGCTGTACGACCTGTACAAGCACCTGGACAGCAGCGCCGCCATCATCGAC GCCTCCATGGACATCCCCGGCCTGAACCTGAGCCAGCAGGAGTACTACCCGTACGTCTACTACAAGATAGACTGCAACCTGCTCGACTTCAAAGTCTAG
- the si:ch211-215i13.3 gene encoding brain and acute leukemia cytoplasmic protein isoform X4, whose translation MMGCGGSRADAIIEPRYHESWTRETESTWLTNTDVEAPLPVGNGKAFEGGLREKRMVTTGTQCGKQTLAAAAAGAAGSGSGCNHHRRPRRSFSDLNSLFRPPCSKPVATPSRRRRPRRRAP comes from the exons ATGATGGGCTGCGGGGGGAGCAGGGCGGACGCGATCATCGAGCCGAGGTACCACGAGAGCTGGACCAGGGAGACCGAGTCGACGTGGCTCACCAACACCGACGTGGAGGCTCCTCTGCCGGTCGGCAACG GTAAAGCGTTTGAGGGAGGCTTGCGTGAGAAGAGGATGGTGACCACGGGCACGCAGTGCGGCAAGCAGacgctcgccgccgccgccgccggcgccgccggCTCCGGCTCCGGCTGCAACCACCATCGGAGGCCCAGACGCTCCTTCAGTGAC ctgaacTCGCTTTTCCGTCCACCTTGCAGCAAGCCGGTCGCGACCCCAAGCAGAAGACGACGACCAAGGAGGCGGGCGCCTTGA
- the si:ch211-215i13.3 gene encoding brain and acute leukemia cytoplasmic protein isoform X1, translated as MMGCGGSRADAIIEPRYHESWTRETESTWLTNTDVEAPLPVGNGKAFEGGLREKRMVTTGTQCGKQTLAAAAAGAAGSGSGCNHHRRPRRSFSDVSLTQAGRDPKQKTTTKEAGALSKDAQSVGGGDNEAAKARDER; from the exons ATGATGGGCTGCGGGGGGAGCAGGGCGGACGCGATCATCGAGCCGAGGTACCACGAGAGCTGGACCAGGGAGACCGAGTCGACGTGGCTCACCAACACCGACGTGGAGGCTCCTCTGCCGGTCGGCAACG GTAAAGCGTTTGAGGGAGGCTTGCGTGAGAAGAGGATGGTGACCACGGGCACGCAGTGCGGCAAGCAGacgctcgccgccgccgccgccggcgccgccggCTCCGGCTCCGGCTGCAACCACCATCGGAGGCCCAGACGCTCCTTCAGTGACGTAAGCCTGACG CAAGCCGGTCGCGACCCCAAGCAGAAGACGACGACCAAGGAGGCGGGCGCCTTGAGCAAGGACGCGCAGTCCGTCGGCGGCGGCGACAACGAGGCCGCCAAAGCGCGCGACGAGAGGTGA
- the azin1b gene encoding antizyme inhibitor 1b, giving the protein MKGLADRPAGYTVELLSGGATLDDVIDERICEQALAEKSAFMVGDLGAVMRQHARWQGAAPRLQPYFPLRCNHSPAVVELLASLGLGFICASKVEVSLALEHGVAPDNIILSGVCKQLALVKAAAKHGVCRLVCENEAELAKIARLHPRAKLLLQLSTEAHTAETSVAFGASLKCCRHLLEAAKALGLQVVGVAFHVPTSCQDPQRAYSHALADARCVFDMGADLGFDMDILDVGGGFSGSEFQLKQVESALSPLLDAYFPPLSGVRVLAQPGAFYVASAFSLAVNVIGKEVVTPRWDGLVPGENGEDAEFLYYINEGVYGPFGVKLLGNAIAVPAVHKRAPCADAAVHPSGLRGPTLDQLDLVVERCLLPELSVGDWLLFANMGACGLDDRASATCASPQPPVYYAAAASDWYEMQEAGVTLDGAVKTFAFV; this is encoded by the exons ATGAAAGGACTTGCAGACCGACCCGCCGGCTACACGGTCGAGCTGCTCTCGGGCGGCGCCACCCTCGACGACGTCATCGACGAGCGCATCTGCGAGCAAGCTCTG GCGGAGAAGAGCGCCTTCATGGTGGGCGACCTGGGCGCCGTGATGCGCCAGCACGCCCGCTGGCAAGGCGCCGCGCCGCGGCTGCAGCCGTACTTCCCGCTCCGGTGCAACCACAGCCCGGCGGTGGTGGAGCTGCTCGCCTCCTTGGGCCTCGGCTTCATCTGCGCCAGCAAA GTCGAGGTCAGCCTGGCGCTGGAGCACGGCGTGGCGCCCGACAACATCATCCTGTCGGGCGTCTGCAAGCAGCTGGCGCTCGTCAAGGCCGCCGCCAAGCACGGCGTGTGCCGCCTCGTCTGCGAGAACGAGGCCGAGCTGGCCAAGATTGCGCGCCTGCACCCGCGTGCCAA GTTGTTGCTGCAGCTGAGCACGGAGGCCCACACGGCCGAGACCAGCGTGGCCTTCGGGGCGTCCCTGAAGTGCTGCCGCCACCTGCTGGAGGCGGCCAAGGCGCTGGGCCTGCAGGTGGTGGGCGTGGCCTTCCACGTGCCCACCTCCTGCCAGGACCCGCAACGGGCCTACAGCCACGCGCTCGCCGACGCCCGCTGCGTCTTCGACATGGGG GCGGACCTCGGCTTCGACATGGACATCCTGGACGTCGGCGGCGGATTCAGCGGCTCGGAGTTCCAACTCAAACAG GTCGAATCCGCCCTCAGCCCGCTGCTGGACGCTTACTTCCCGCCGCTGTCCGGCGTGCGCGTGCTGGCCCAGCCGGGCGCCTTCTACGTGGCGTCGGCCTTCAGCCTGGCCGTCAACGTGATCGGCAAGGAGGTGGTGACCCCCCGCTGGGACGGCTTAGTTCCAG GTGAAAATGGCGAAGACGCGGAGTTCCTGTACTACATCAACGAGGGCGTTTACGGCCCATTTGGCGTCAAGCTCCTGGGGAACGCCATCGCCGTGCCGGCGGTGCACAAG CGCGCGCCGTGCGCCGACGCGGCCGTGCACCCCAGCGGCCTGCGGGGTCCCACGCTGGACCAGCTGGACCTGGTGGTGGagcgctgcctcctgcccgagctCAGCGTGGGCGACTGGCTGCTCTTCGCCAACATGGGCGCCTGCGGCCTGGACGACCGCGCCAGCGCCACCTGCGCCTCGCCGCAGCCGCCCGTCTActacgccgccgccgcctcggaCTG GTACGAAATGCAGGAGGCGGGCGTGACGCTGGACGGCGCCGTCAAGACATTCGCTTTCgtgtag
- the si:ch211-215i13.3 gene encoding brain and acute leukemia cytoplasmic protein isoform X3, translated as MMGCGGSRADAIIEPRYHESWTRETESTWLTNTDVEAPLPVGNGKAFEGGLREKRMVTTGTQCGKQTLAAAAAGAAGSGSGCNHHRRPRRSFSDVSLTLNSLFRPPCSKPVATPSRRRRPRRRAP; from the exons ATGATGGGCTGCGGGGGGAGCAGGGCGGACGCGATCATCGAGCCGAGGTACCACGAGAGCTGGACCAGGGAGACCGAGTCGACGTGGCTCACCAACACCGACGTGGAGGCTCCTCTGCCGGTCGGCAACG GTAAAGCGTTTGAGGGAGGCTTGCGTGAGAAGAGGATGGTGACCACGGGCACGCAGTGCGGCAAGCAGacgctcgccgccgccgccgccggcgccgccggCTCCGGCTCCGGCTGCAACCACCATCGGAGGCCCAGACGCTCCTTCAGTGACGTAAGCCTGACG ctgaacTCGCTTTTCCGTCCACCTTGCAGCAAGCCGGTCGCGACCCCAAGCAGAAGACGACGACCAAGGAGGCGGGCGCCTTGA
- the si:ch211-215i13.3 gene encoding brain and acute leukemia cytoplasmic protein isoform X2, producing MMGCGGSRADAIIEPRYHESWTRETESTWLTNTDVEAPLPVGNGKAFEGGLREKRMVTTGTQCGKQTLAAAAAGAAGSGSGCNHHRRPRRSFSDQAGRDPKQKTTTKEAGALSKDAQSVGGGDNEAAKARDER from the exons ATGATGGGCTGCGGGGGGAGCAGGGCGGACGCGATCATCGAGCCGAGGTACCACGAGAGCTGGACCAGGGAGACCGAGTCGACGTGGCTCACCAACACCGACGTGGAGGCTCCTCTGCCGGTCGGCAACG GTAAAGCGTTTGAGGGAGGCTTGCGTGAGAAGAGGATGGTGACCACGGGCACGCAGTGCGGCAAGCAGacgctcgccgccgccgccgccggcgccgccggCTCCGGCTCCGGCTGCAACCACCATCGGAGGCCCAGACGCTCCTTCAGTGAC CAAGCCGGTCGCGACCCCAAGCAGAAGACGACGACCAAGGAGGCGGGCGCCTTGAGCAAGGACGCGCAGTCCGTCGGCGGCGGCGACAACGAGGCCGCCAAAGCGCGCGACGAGAGGTGA